A single region of the Phycisphaerae bacterium RAS1 genome encodes:
- the wapA_2 gene encoding tRNA nuclease WapA precursor, producing the protein MTRKCNAQQGRHLGCRPSIWWKFLVVSALGMFSAAQLGLQSGPPGAPASPSGDLNLDGRLTWDDLTLFVVAVQDPDLWSSQTGQPVSNLAALADFSTDGLVNSDDIPGIVEKILIATGLSGGPSDPPAPPEGEVPPDGEPPQMAGAGGEGAESQEAAVDLDIDSDNTNGAAEPNRSPAEDAVEDDTDKHGKLLHIARSFRPPAVIEIDPAELTPPTGSEACDVGRFRVTFTEPLRIWRHFWDGSDTQDPIDSGYSDVTPLVVDGDMDRNGVLNVLDINPFMLALTDPTSFLNQYWGDVNAYCLDGATPVPFTTVGDVNQDGAFNILDINPFGALIQRGDSLAVKPILLYVEADVPSLDPGDVRIVADADPAGGTNYTVTDAVRATGVRAETGPPRPWQAGVGVSPFSVVNLQSGNMLTALPIIAWNPVGPAVDFTFHHNARDPDADSDMAVAAGFELGGQWRCSYSDRLVGTSTNPTWGDATITVTDADGSRDVYRYIAGPPAKYVAPAGVFSILTWNSGASEWTVTGSDQSKPVFDSAGRLVRLVDSAENTVHIDRDAAHSYRIASIRSAADKDSAGGTTYADWNRLSLDYDAQGRLETVTFGKSGQTPFTYTWTLRYTNDRLTTIEWPDDEWISYNYTTLIDYETGTDRVAGVTNRIGSTWNFSYDAAGRLEEALDPPPHANEDRYVQSFAYSDAAVAGLWETTHLDRRGYEWAYRHDINGDWRQLTNPLNESSSLTYDASHNRLTVTDPLNYTWTSTYGPVGNLLTVTSPLPGSPAQTTTYTWEQPDPTNKPNFYRLTQVADPLGHWTAYDYKDPGDAGYVDATLVTQITQQQALAGDAYGDLLTTLDYYDGSALEIHASGQLKWVETLWSGGTVRGEQHEFSYDEWGYPTETREGLLAPLRSAYPCAISVAYNPLGQPTGGGDGSMRVDQHGNPREINCWIVWSPGDSDAGGNRLGSVPSGFPSFSGLGGLFRMDPEYDAEGRPLSLYHEVKSKYNEFNNIRDHKFAYDALGRPDWTRVETNEYLKNAGGAARISRQMDYEYDADSNVTELTDSTGEVSVRTYDELGRLSTASTADMSAAYFYDAAGRLERIENSNGTKTYFYEYDAANRLLKLRHESAAAQVLSRIEYTWSLDNTVATRTEYDATVSPATTDVTTFTYDQRHRLISENRVRNGSTAVYAIEYDYDALGNRKEKRLTLSDGLHVTDYTYDVDSDDPENELTYPTRNNRLLSYREYGPDEELQRTVYYTYYDRGACSNITIKDESSPSVRKDLGLFYNGNGTLWIALWSQWQVNEQGVPQSFEMTAAKELRFDRPRQRYLMRDLDPNNGWAIVGSGLWTDYIGDAPHLDYTVSSGAAVTHSTAYLTGAGTAAASETFVQEEEEILDPYSVEFLHGDLIGSTMLRTNASGSVAQPPSAVAYTAFGEPVAGSAVGGALPTGFPRYAYAGGYGYESDLLVLQGANAELPPIALAHVGWRWYQAGIGRFVQRDPIGLRGGLNTYVYVDNDPAGSLDPDGERKLGGGYQPPEPPPPFGQPPITTPSTPLPPEIPWQKPRNLKHATHLCMASNGWWYYPGENEYPDPDRPRGWCHVCGGKGDHAHIGPWTPPAPAPPKPPPKPRSTPFPPHWGPVCFIADTPIWTLGGAVPVQQLRPMDEVLTSAHLTHRAFATVVSVTCGNADWLFEVELPAETLQCTGAHPFFVRGHGWTRAADLRVGDALQDCNGTPVPVVRVSIRPVRSVPVYSISVDNTSTYYVGASRVWTHNKPP; encoded by the coding sequence ATGACACGGAAGTGCAATGCGCAGCAGGGGCGGCATCTGGGTTGCAGACCTTCGATCTGGTGGAAATTTCTCGTAGTTAGTGCCTTAGGGATGTTCAGTGCGGCGCAACTCGGCCTGCAGTCCGGCCCGCCGGGCGCTCCGGCGTCGCCCTCGGGCGACCTGAATCTCGACGGCCGGCTGACGTGGGACGACCTGACGCTGTTCGTCGTCGCCGTCCAGGATCCCGATTTGTGGTCCTCGCAGACGGGCCAGCCTGTGTCAAATCTCGCAGCGCTTGCGGATTTTTCCACAGATGGACTGGTCAACAGCGACGACATCCCGGGCATCGTGGAAAAAATTCTGATCGCCACGGGCCTTTCCGGCGGACCGTCTGATCCGCCCGCCCCGCCCGAAGGCGAAGTCCCGCCCGACGGCGAACCCCCGCAAATGGCCGGCGCCGGCGGCGAAGGCGCCGAGAGCCAGGAGGCCGCCGTCGATCTCGACATCGACTCGGACAATACCAACGGCGCCGCCGAGCCCAACCGCTCGCCCGCCGAAGACGCCGTCGAAGACGACACGGACAAGCACGGCAAGCTCCTGCACATCGCCCGCAGCTTTCGCCCGCCGGCCGTGATCGAAATCGATCCGGCCGAGCTCACGCCGCCGACCGGCTCAGAAGCCTGCGACGTTGGCCGATTCCGGGTCACGTTTACGGAGCCGCTGCGCATCTGGCGGCATTTCTGGGACGGCTCGGACACGCAAGACCCCATTGACAGCGGATACAGCGACGTGACACCGCTCGTGGTCGACGGCGACATGGACCGCAACGGCGTGCTCAACGTCCTCGACATCAACCCGTTCATGCTGGCCCTTACCGACCCGACGTCGTTTCTCAATCAGTATTGGGGCGATGTGAATGCGTATTGCCTCGACGGCGCCACGCCTGTTCCCTTCACGACCGTCGGCGACGTCAACCAGGACGGGGCGTTCAACATCCTCGACATCAATCCGTTCGGGGCGCTGATCCAGCGCGGCGACAGCCTCGCCGTGAAGCCGATCCTCCTCTACGTCGAGGCCGACGTGCCCTCGCTCGACCCCGGCGACGTGCGCATCGTCGCCGATGCCGACCCCGCCGGCGGCACGAATTACACCGTCACTGACGCGGTCCGCGCCACGGGCGTCCGCGCCGAGACCGGCCCGCCGCGGCCGTGGCAGGCCGGGGTTGGCGTGTCGCCGTTCTCGGTAGTCAACCTGCAAAGCGGCAACATGCTGACGGCGCTGCCGATCATCGCGTGGAATCCGGTCGGACCAGCCGTCGATTTCACCTTCCACCACAACGCGCGCGATCCCGACGCCGACAGCGACATGGCCGTTGCAGCCGGGTTTGAGCTTGGCGGCCAGTGGCGATGCAGCTACAGCGACCGGCTCGTCGGCACGAGCACGAACCCCACCTGGGGAGACGCCACGATTACGGTGACAGACGCCGACGGCAGCCGCGACGTTTATCGCTATATCGCCGGTCCTCCGGCCAAGTACGTCGCTCCGGCGGGCGTGTTCAGCATCCTGACGTGGAACTCGGGCGCGTCAGAGTGGACGGTGACAGGTTCCGACCAGTCGAAGCCTGTCTTTGACTCCGCTGGACGGTTGGTTCGGCTGGTCGACTCGGCCGAAAACACCGTTCACATCGATCGTGATGCGGCGCACAGCTACCGCATCGCGTCGATCCGCAGCGCCGCAGACAAGGACTCCGCCGGCGGCACGACCTACGCCGACTGGAATCGGCTCTCGCTGGACTATGACGCCCAGGGTCGGCTGGAGACCGTTACGTTCGGAAAGTCCGGCCAAACCCCGTTCACGTACACGTGGACGCTTCGTTACACCAACGACAGGCTGACGACGATCGAATGGCCCGACGACGAGTGGATTTCATACAACTACACGACGTTGATCGACTATGAAACCGGGACCGACCGCGTCGCGGGAGTGACCAATCGGATCGGCAGCACGTGGAACTTCAGCTACGACGCGGCCGGACGACTTGAGGAAGCGCTCGATCCGCCGCCTCATGCAAACGAAGACCGCTACGTGCAGAGCTTCGCCTATTCGGACGCCGCGGTTGCGGGGCTGTGGGAAACCACGCACCTGGATCGCCGCGGCTACGAGTGGGCGTATCGACATGACATCAACGGCGACTGGCGACAGCTCACAAACCCGCTGAACGAGAGTTCCTCCCTAACCTACGACGCCTCTCACAACCGCCTGACGGTCACCGACCCGCTCAATTACACGTGGACCAGTACATATGGACCGGTCGGAAACCTGCTCACGGTCACCAGCCCGCTGCCGGGTTCGCCGGCCCAGACCACGACCTATACGTGGGAGCAGCCCGATCCGACGAACAAGCCCAACTTCTATCGCCTGACGCAGGTCGCGGACCCGCTCGGCCACTGGACCGCGTACGACTACAAGGACCCGGGCGACGCCGGCTACGTCGATGCGACGCTCGTCACACAGATCACGCAGCAGCAGGCGCTGGCCGGCGACGCGTACGGAGACCTTCTCACAACACTCGACTACTACGACGGTTCAGCGCTGGAGATTCACGCCAGCGGGCAGCTCAAGTGGGTCGAGACGCTCTGGAGCGGCGGAACGGTTCGCGGCGAGCAGCACGAGTTTTCGTATGATGAGTGGGGCTATCCCACCGAGACGCGCGAAGGGTTGCTGGCTCCACTGCGAAGCGCCTACCCCTGTGCTATCAGTGTCGCCTACAACCCCCTGGGACAACCGACCGGCGGCGGCGACGGAAGCATGCGCGTCGACCAACATGGCAATCCGCGAGAGATCAATTGCTGGATCGTCTGGTCCCCCGGCGATTCAGATGCCGGCGGCAACCGACTGGGCAGCGTTCCGAGCGGGTTCCCGTCGTTTTCCGGATTGGGCGGGCTGTTCAGAATGGACCCAGAATATGACGCGGAGGGACGCCCGCTCTCGCTCTATCACGAGGTCAAGTCGAAGTACAACGAGTTCAATAACATCCGGGATCACAAGTTTGCGTACGACGCTCTCGGTCGCCCCGACTGGACGCGCGTCGAAACGAACGAGTACCTGAAGAACGCCGGCGGCGCCGCGCGCATCAGCCGACAGATGGATTACGAATACGACGCCGACAGCAACGTCACAGAGCTCACCGACAGCACCGGTGAAGTGTCGGTCCGCACGTACGACGAGCTTGGCCGGCTCAGCACAGCCTCCACCGCCGACATGAGCGCCGCCTATTTCTACGACGCCGCCGGCCGGCTGGAGCGGATCGAAAACAGCAACGGCACGAAGACGTACTTCTACGAGTACGACGCGGCCAACCGGCTGCTGAAGCTGAGGCATGAGTCCGCGGCCGCCCAGGTGCTTTCACGGATTGAGTACACGTGGAGCCTCGACAACACCGTCGCCACGAGAACTGAGTACGACGCGACCGTTTCGCCCGCGACGACGGACGTGACGACGTTTACCTACGACCAGCGGCATCGGCTGATCTCAGAAAACCGTGTGCGAAACGGCTCGACCGCGGTCTACGCGATCGAGTACGACTACGACGCCCTGGGCAACCGGAAGGAAAAGCGCCTGACGCTGTCGGACGGCCTGCACGTGACCGACTATACTTACGATGTGGACTCCGACGACCCGGAGAACGAGCTCACGTACCCGACGCGCAACAACCGGCTGCTGTCCTATCGCGAATACGGCCCCGACGAGGAGCTGCAGCGGACCGTTTACTATACCTACTACGACCGCGGCGCTTGTTCGAACATCACGATCAAGGACGAGTCGTCGCCGAGCGTGCGGAAGGACCTCGGTCTGTTCTACAACGGCAACGGCACGCTGTGGATCGCGCTGTGGAGCCAGTGGCAGGTCAATGAGCAGGGCGTGCCCCAGTCATTCGAAATGACCGCGGCAAAGGAATTGCGCTTCGACCGCCCGCGGCAACGCTACCTGATGCGCGACCTCGACCCCAACAACGGCTGGGCCATTGTCGGCTCCGGCCTCTGGACCGACTACATCGGCGACGCGCCGCATCTGGACTACACGGTGTCGTCGGGTGCGGCCGTGACCCATTCGACGGCGTATCTGACCGGCGCAGGGACGGCCGCGGCCAGCGAGACGTTCGTCCAAGAGGAAGAAGAGATACTTGATCCCTACAGCGTCGAGTTCCTGCATGGCGACCTGATCGGTTCGACCATGCTGCGAACGAACGCGTCCGGAAGTGTGGCACAGCCGCCCTCGGCTGTGGCCTACACCGCCTTCGGCGAGCCGGTTGCCGGCAGCGCCGTCGGCGGCGCACTGCCGACGGGCTTCCCGCGCTACGCCTACGCCGGCGGATACGGATATGAGTCCGACCTGCTCGTCCTCCAAGGCGCGAACGCGGAGCTTCCGCCGATCGCGCTGGCCCACGTCGGCTGGCGCTGGTACCAGGCGGGGATTGGGCGGTTCGTTCAGCGCGATCCGATCGGCCTCCGCGGCGGGCTGAACACCTATGTGTATGTCGATAACGACCCTGCCGGCAGTCTTGATCCGGATGGAGAGAGGAAGCTTGGCGGCGGGTACCAACCTCCGGAGCCGCCGCCGCCGTTCGGCCAGCCACCGATCACCACACCCAGTACCCCATTACCACCGGAAATACCGTGGCAGAAGCCGCGCAATCTCAAACACGCAACGCATTTGTGCATGGCGTCGAATGGCTGGTGGTATTACCCTGGGGAGAATGAGTATCCCGATCCCGATCGACCACGCGGGTGGTGCCACGTTTGTGGGGGAAAGGGCGACCACGCGCATATTGGCCCGTGGACTCCTCCAGCGCCCGCTCCACCAAAGCCCCCGCCCAAGCCGCGGAGCACTCCGTTTCCGCCACACTGGGGTCCGGTGTGTTTTATCGCCGATACCCCAATCTGGACACTCGGCGGGGCCGTGCCTGTACAGCAGCTTCGCCCCATGGACGAAGTCTTGACGAGCGCCCACCTTACCCATCGCGCGTTCGCGACGGTGGTTTCCGTCACCTGCGGAAATGCAGATTGGCTCTTCGAAGTGGAGCTTCCTGCTGAGACGTTGCAGTGCACTGGAGCGCATCCCTTCTTTGTACGAGGTCACGGCTGGACCAGAGCGGCCGACCTTCGTGTCGGAGACGCGTTGCAGGACTGCAACGGAACTCCGGTACCGGTAGTTCGTGTTTCAATACGTCCCGTGCGTTCGGTTCCCGTCTACTCGATTTCGGTGGACAATACGAGTACCTACTACGTCGGCGCGTCTCGCGTGTGGACGCACAACAAGCCTCCGTAG
- a CDS encoding Phage portal protein, lambda family, translating to MIHWLRTILGGRRRAQESDGGRVRARYDAARTTGENARHWANADGLSASAAANPEVLATIRNRARHEVANNAYVDGTLQTICADVVGRTPVLQMRTGDDAVDALVEQQVGALLGEINVGEKLRLMLEAQIASGECFAQISRNPKLRSAVKLDLAIIEADQIATPDRRGLDDSRQQVDGIRFDRWGNPVEYHVLKQHPGDLGLGLIGLHEYDRVDAQWMVHLFRPRRPGQRRGVSRLVSSLQLSAQRRSMRASVVSAARKVAGMGAITIETQLSAEEAEPPPEFETLDIEDGMMTVLPAGATARQLAPTQPGTTFGDFDDRLIREQARSVNAPFAIAAGDSSKSNYASGRLDFQAYDRCNEIDRADLERKVLDRLLLKWIEWAVQIEGYLPYRAKRLLSVVPMPGHAWLWREREHVDPVKGAEARRIRLATRQSTLSDELAAEGKDLEAHVAQLRRESNLLAEAGLANQAPLAGPQIVAALEVLGRLQSQSLAKAAAIELLVMLGLPRDRAEKMAAARVPAPPSEAPDDESDDRTAPPGLARPHRNGNRLTEAWR from the coding sequence GTGATCCACTGGCTGCGCACCATTCTCGGCGGCAGGCGTCGGGCGCAAGAAAGCGATGGCGGGCGCGTGCGCGCCAGGTATGACGCGGCCCGCACGACCGGTGAGAACGCGCGGCACTGGGCCAACGCCGACGGTCTGTCCGCCAGCGCGGCCGCCAACCCGGAAGTTCTGGCGACGATTCGCAACCGGGCGCGGCACGAGGTCGCCAACAACGCCTACGTCGACGGCACGCTGCAGACGATCTGTGCCGACGTGGTGGGGCGCACGCCGGTGCTGCAGATGCGGACCGGCGACGACGCGGTCGACGCACTGGTCGAGCAGCAGGTCGGCGCGCTCTTGGGCGAGATCAACGTCGGCGAAAAACTGCGGCTGATGCTCGAGGCCCAGATCGCTTCGGGCGAGTGTTTCGCGCAGATCTCGCGGAACCCGAAGCTGCGCAGCGCGGTCAAGCTGGACCTGGCGATCATCGAGGCCGATCAGATCGCGACGCCCGACCGGCGCGGCCTGGATGACAGCCGCCAGCAGGTGGACGGCATCCGCTTTGATCGCTGGGGCAACCCGGTCGAGTACCACGTTCTGAAGCAACATCCGGGCGACCTGGGCCTGGGGCTGATCGGCCTGCACGAGTATGACCGGGTCGATGCCCAGTGGATGGTGCATCTCTTTCGCCCGCGGCGCCCGGGCCAGCGGCGCGGCGTGTCGCGCCTGGTCAGTTCGCTGCAGCTCTCGGCCCAGAGACGTTCGATGCGCGCCTCGGTTGTCTCGGCCGCCCGCAAGGTGGCTGGCATGGGGGCGATCACGATCGAGACGCAGCTGAGCGCCGAGGAAGCCGAGCCGCCGCCGGAGTTTGAAACCCTCGACATCGAGGACGGCATGATGACCGTCCTGCCGGCAGGCGCGACCGCCAGACAGCTCGCGCCGACGCAGCCGGGCACAACCTTCGGCGACTTCGACGACCGGTTGATTCGCGAGCAGGCCCGTTCGGTCAACGCGCCCTTCGCGATTGCGGCCGGCGACAGCTCCAAGTCCAACTACGCCTCGGGCCGGCTGGATTTTCAGGCCTACGACCGCTGCAACGAGATCGACCGGGCCGACCTCGAGCGCAAGGTGCTCGATCGCCTGCTTTTGAAGTGGATCGAGTGGGCGGTACAGATCGAGGGCTACCTGCCCTACCGCGCCAAACGCCTGCTGAGCGTGGTTCCCATGCCCGGTCACGCCTGGCTATGGCGCGAGCGCGAGCATGTCGACCCGGTCAAGGGCGCTGAAGCGCGGCGCATTCGGCTGGCGACACGGCAGTCGACGCTCTCTGACGAGTTGGCGGCCGAGGGCAAGGACCTCGAGGCGCACGTCGCACAACTGCGGCGCGAATCCAATCTGCTCGCCGAGGCCGGGCTGGCCAACCAGGCGCCGCTGGCCGGGCCGCAGATCGTCGCCGCGCTCGAAGTGCTCGGTCGTCTGCAGTCCCAGTCGCTGGCCAAGGCCGCCGCGATCGAACTGCTGGTGATGCTCGGTCTTCCGCGCGATCGGGCTGAAAAAATGGCGGCGGCGCGTGTGCCCGCGCCGCCCAGCGAAGCGCCTGACGACGAATCCGACGACCGCACTGCGCCGCCTGGGTTGGCTCGGCCGCACCGCAACGGCAACCGGTTAACGGAGGCGTGGCGATGA